A stretch of Telopea speciosissima isolate NSW1024214 ecotype Mountain lineage chromosome 11, Tspe_v1, whole genome shotgun sequence DNA encodes these proteins:
- the LOC122644846 gene encoding general transcription and DNA repair factor IIH subunit TFB1-1-like, whose amino-acid sequence MTSLFRSSIYLLSLVIDFDLWFDKNMAAGQVVMRAKYKTSVKDPGIQGVLKMTWDKFTFATNDPRSSVKLDVGFKSIKGHKFSKEGSKRALLNLTQDQGGGYIFEFDKFPDRDVCRDFVGKVLGKLQSIVLSGQDVKVVSERSPATVQDEQLSPEEMERRMKLLRDDSELQKLHKQFVITGILTEAEFWATRKKLLDADGSKTSKQQVGFKSAMLADVRPLTDGRTNKVLCNFSYKIIAKVIPARFRVDAGRTPSRIASSSIADAEKLDPWVHLAVW is encoded by the exons ATG ACGAGCTTATTCCGATCATCCATTTATCTTTTGTCTCTTGTCATTGATTTCGATCTCTGGTTCGACAAAAATATGGCGGCTGGACAGGTCGTTATGCGCGCCAAGTATAAGACATCTGTTAAAGACCCTGGCATCCAAGGAGTGCTTAAGATG ACCTGGGACAAATTTACATTTGCTACAAATGATCCTAGGTCATCTGTAAAGCTTGATGTGGGGTTTAAATCCATTAAAG GTCACAAGTTCAGCAAGGAGGGATCGAAACGGGCACTACTGAATCTTACACAAGATCAG GGTGGAGGTTACATTTTCGAGTTTGACAAGTTCCCTGATCGTGATGTTTGCCGAGATTTTGTGG GTAAAGTCCTTGGGAAACTTCAGTCTATTGTTCTGTCTGGACAGGATGTTAAAGTGGTTTCAGAAAGATCTCCTGCTACAGTTCAAGATGAACAACTTAGTCCAGAAGAAATGGAGCGCCGAATGAAGTTGTTGCGAGATGATAG TGAGCTGCAGAAATTGCACAAGCAATTTGTCATCACTGGCATCTTGACAGAAGCTGAATTCTGGGCGACAAGGAAG AAATTGCTTGACGCTGATGGCAGTAAAACGTCGAAACAACAAGTGGGGTTCAAAAGTGCAATGCTTGCAGATGTTAGGCCCCTGACTGATGGTCGG ACCAATAAGGTTTTGTGCAACTTCTCTTACAAAATAATTGCTAAGGTTATTCCGGCAAG ATTTAGAGTAGATGCTGGTAGAACTCCATCTCGAATTGCTTCAAGTTCTATTGCAGATGCGGAGAAACTGGATCCATGGGTACATTTGGCTGTTTGGTAG
- the LOC122644847 gene encoding probable galactinol--sucrose galactosyltransferase 2 — protein sequence MVSPSLRTLSLNAPISSLFLYPNQRIFSNRCLRLQKTWKQSMCLSTKPVVSDEILRINSKDALTGVPENIVVTSSTNDSVFLGATSTDRSCRHVFKLGVLEAGVRFLCLFRFKIWWMIPRMGNSGSDVPVETQMLLLEAREDQSFSASNASTSYILFLPVLDGDFRSSLQGNSANELELCVESGDPAIVASQFLKAVFVNYGNNPFDLMNESMKILEKHKGTFSLRETKKMPGMLDWFGWCTWDAFYTEVNPQGIKDGLKSLSDGGTPAKFIIIDDGWQDTYNELEKEEGLSPEEIQFGSRLMNIKVNNKFRKNENESPNEATISTSNSFIYSPIY from the exons ATGGTTTCTCCATCTCTGAGAACTCTGTCGCTCAATGCCCCTATCAGCTCGCTATTTCTATACCCAAATCAAAGGATTTTCTCTAATCGATGCTTGCGTCTCCAGAAGACATGGAAGCAGTCCATGTGTTTAAGCACAAAACCCGTCGTCTCAGATGAGATTTTAAGGATTAACAGCAAGGATGCGCTGACTGGTGTCCCCGAGAACATTGTTGTGACCTCGTCCACAAATGATTCTGTGTTTCTGGGGGCTACTTCAACAGATAGAAGTTGCCGTCATGTTTTCAAGCTTGGAGTTCT GGAAGCAGGAGTCAgatttctttgtttgtttcggTTTAAGATTTGGTGGATGATACCCCGGATGGGAAACTCAGGAAGTGATGTTCCTGTTGAGACACAGATGCTGCTTCTGGAAGCTAGAGAAGACCAAAGTTTCTCTGCTTCTAATGCATCTACATCTTACATCCTTTTCTTGCCTGTGTTGGATGGTGATTTCAGAAGCAGTTTGCAGGGTAACTCAGCAAATGAGCTCGAGTTGTGTGTAGAAAGTG GTGACCCAGCTATAGTTGCATCACAGTTTCTAAAAGCAGTTTTTGTGAACTATGGAAACAACCCATTTGATCTGATGAATGAATCCATGAA GATATTGGAGAAGCATAAGGGGACCTTTTCACTTCGTGAAACCAAAAAG ATGCCTGGAATGTTAGATTGGTTTGGCTGGTGCACCTGGGATGCCTTTTATACTGAGGTTAATCCTCAAGGAATAAAAGATGGCCTAAAGAG CTTATCTGATGGAGGCACCCCTGCAAAGTTCATAATAATAGATGATGGGTGGCAGGATACATATAACGAgttagagaaagaagaagggctgTCTCCTGAAGAAATACA GTTTGGGTCCAGATTAATGAACATCAAAGTAAATAATAAGTTTCGGAAGAACGAGAATGAATCTCCCAATGAGGCAACAATTTCAACCTCAAATTCATTTATATATTCTCCTATAT ATTGA
- the LOC122644578 gene encoding uncharacterized protein LOC122644578 produces the protein MVKPFIEPKTYKKVKFVYSNDLESRKLIEDLFDKDKLESAFGGRNTVGFDYKEYSEWMREDDRKMSDFINSGYSNPSVLSDFPESESSVSVRGSDEEVSSEDDGIDPEGSDDLTDEKIPDHLGCKDGANVLTEAQEKVMQMSKSA, from the coding sequence ATGGTGAAACCCTTTATAGAGCCTAAGACGTACAAGAAAGTGAAGTTTGTATATTCTAATGACCTGGAAAGCCGAAAGTTAATTGAGGACCTTTTTGATAAGGACAAGCTCGAATCTGCATTTGGAGGACGAAACACAGTTGGGTTTGACTACAAAGAATACAGCGAGTGGATGAGAGAGGACGACAGGAAGATGTCTGATTTCATTAACTCAGGATATTCGAACCCATCAGTATTATCTGATTTCCCAGAGTCAGAGTCATCAGTTTCAGTACGTGGTTCAGATGAAGAAGTCTCTTCTGAAGATGATGGAATTGATCCAGAGGGTAGTGATGATCTGACAGATGAGAAGATACCAGACCACCTTGGCTGCAAAGATGGTGCTAATGTTTTAACAGAGGCTCAAGAAAAGGTGATGCAAATGAGTAAGTCAGCTTAA